ACGCGTGGGCCGCCGACACGCAGGTGCTGCAGGCGTACGGCGACCCGACGTTTGGAGCCTGCGTCGAGATGGCCCAGACGCCCCCGGGCGAGCCGGTGTTCACGTGGATGCAGGGACGCGATGTCTCGTTCCTCTACCGGCCGAGCGACTACACGTGGGCCTGCCCGAACCCTGCTGGCGCGCCGCTACGGTCGCTGTCCCAGATCCGCGATCTGCCCCGACCGTCGAGCGTTGTGGTGGTCGATCCCGAACGATATGCGCGTGATCTCGAGCCGCTTCTCTCGATGCTGGACCAGAAGTCAGCGCGCATCGGCTCCGACGGCACGTACACCGTCGTGCGGTACGAGCTTCGGTAGCGATGCACGATGGGGATTGACCAGATGTCCCCACGGCGGGGCTCCACGCGCGCTCGGGCCCCGCGCTTCGCTGGCCGATGCGGCTTCGGCCGAAGTAGCCCGGGGGAGGGCTCGACCGCGGCCAACGCATGGGCTCAAGAGACTCAATCAGGTACCATGAAAACCGCATGAGCAGCGAAGACCCCCACGTCTACGCGCGGCAGCAGGGCGATCCCCCATCGTCGCCCCCGGTGACTCGCCTCGGACCGCAGGATCCGCCCTCATCCGCCATCGAAGGTTCCCCGGCAGCTCCGCATGCGACGTCGATCGACGGCGACTCGCCGCGCCCACGCGACGCTTTCGACGACGCGGAGCGCGGACTGAACGGCAGCTCGGCTGACGTGGAAGGCGGACGGGAACCGGACGGCCACCGGGAGCGATGGCGCGTCCGGCGCGCCCTGGCGAGCATGCGGGCACCACGGCTGCGGCTCGCCCGATCGACGCGAATCGTCGTGGGGCTCCTCATCATCGCCGCCGCGCTTCGGCTCTACGGCCTGGACTGGGACCAGGGACATCACCTGCATCCAGACGAGCGATTCGTCACCGGCGTCGCGGCCGGGCTCAAGCTCCCCAGCCTCGACCACTACTTCGATACCGCGACGTCGCCCCTAAACCCAAACCGACCGCAGGGCGGATCGTACGTGTACGGGACGTGGCCGCTGTTCGTGGTGCGGGTGAGCGGGGAGATCGTGAGCGACCTCGTCCGCGTCGTGATCCCGCAAGGGGACGCGTCCGGACTTCTCCAGCATCTTCGTGAGCTGACGAGCTATGACAACATCTATCTCCTGGGACGGGCATGGTCCGCCGTCGCGGACGTGGCGACGATCTTCGTCATCTACCTCATCGGGCGTCGGCTGTACGGCGCGGCCGTCGGCGTCCTGGCAGCCGCGCTCGCCACATTCACCGTGCTTCAAATCCAGACGGCCCACTTCTTCACCGTTGAGGCGCCCCTCACCCTCTTCGTCACGCTCGCCTTCTACTACGCCGTGCGCGCGTCCGCTTCCAACGCCCTTCGGGACTGGAGCCTCTTCGGGGTCATGATGGGGTTGGCCGCGGCGACGAAGCCGACCGCGCTGATGCTTGCGGTCGTCGCGGGCGGCGCGGCCGTCCTGCTCTGGTATCGCACGGCGCGGCTCGGGGCGCACCCCGAGCGCCGGCACCGGCTTGCCGAGGACATCGCCACCGGCCTCTTCTCCGCGGGCGCGCTCGCGTTCCTCGCGTTCCGCCTGACCCAGCCGTACACGTTCAATGGTCCAGGAATCTTCAACATCACGCTCAACCCGAGGTACGTCGAAGTCTTCAACAACTTCCAGCACATCGGTGTTGGGGACGCCGACGTTCCCTTCAACGAGGTTTGGGCCGGGACGACGCCGTACCTCTGGCAGCTCGCCCAGATGTTCCTGTGGGGAATGGGACCGCCCTTCGCCGTCGCCGCGTGGGGCGGGGTGATCCTCGCGGGAGTCCAATTCGTCCGGGATCCCCGCCGCTATTTGATCCACTCGCTGGGCTTGCTCTGGGTCCTGGCCAACTTCGCATATTGGGGCATGCAGTTCACCAAGCTCATGCGGTACATGCTCCCGATCTACCCGCAGCTCACGATCTTCGCCGCCCTCCTCGTCGTCACGATCTGGCAGCACGCTCGGCGCTCGAGACCACGCGCCGTTCGGGCAGTACCCGGACCCGACGTGCGCGGCGCCGCGTTGCAAGCGCTGCGGATCGGCGGGCGGCCATGCGGCGTGGTCGTCGTGGGCTGGACCGCGCTCTATGCCATCGCGTTCATGGCGATCTACACCAGGCCCGTGACCCGCGTGGCGGCCTCTGAATGGATCTATGCCAACGTTCCCGCCGGCGCCAGCGTCGCCAGCGAGCACTGGGACGATCGTCTGCCGCTGGGCATGACCGGCCACCAGGACACGTTCAAGGCTGTCGAGCTGCCCCTCTACGCCGACGAAACGCCGGAGAGCCGGGCGACGCTGATCTCGCGACTCGATCAGAGCGACTACATCGTCGAGTCGAGCAACCGCCTCTACGGATCGATCCCCCGCAACCCCCGTCGTTATCCGATGGGCACGCGCTACTACCAGGCGCTGTTCGACGGCGAGCTGGGGTTCGACCGCGTCGCGGAGTTCACGTCACGCCCGACAATCCTCGGCTTCGAGTTCAACGACGACGCGGCGGAGGAAAGCTTCACCGTCTACGACCACCCGAAGGTCACGATCTTCCGGAAGGGTGATCGCTACACCAGCGATCAGGTCCACGCGGTCCTCGACGCGGTGCCCGTCGAGCAGGCGCTACGCGGCTTGAAGCCGATCCGCGCCTCCTCGCACGGGCTCCTCCTCGATGCGGCCACGGCGGCCGCCGACCGCGCGGGCGGAACCTGGAGCGCCATCTTCGACCGCGGCTCGCCGGCCAACTCGCTGCCGATCCCCATCTGGTACGCCACGGTCGAGGCGCTATCCGTCCTGGCGCTTCCACTGGGCTGGCTGGTCTTCCGTCGCCTCGGCGACGCCGGCTACCCGCTGGCCAAGACCATCGGCATCCTCCACATCGCCTACGTGCCCTGGCTTCTGGGGAGCCTGCACATCGTTCCCTATACGACCCTCTCCATCTGGATCGGGATGGCGTCGCTTGCCATCGCATCGGGAATCGTATTGATGCGTCACCGAAGGGCGTTCCTCGCGGACTACGCGGCGCGGGGAACCGTCATCGTGGCGACCGAGACCATCTTCCTCGTCACGTTCCTCGGATTTACCCTGCTGCGCTCCGTGAATCCGGACCTGTGGCACTCGGCCTACGGCGGCGAAAAGCCCATGGACTTCGCCTACCTCAACGCGACCATCAAGACGACGTGGTTTCCGCCGTACGATCCGTGGTTCGCGGGTGGCTACCTGAACTACTACTATTTCGGCTACGTCATCGTCGCGTCGCTCATCAAGCTGACCGGCATCGTACCGTGGGTCGCCTATAACCTGGCGATCCCAACCATCGCCGCGCTCGTCGCCGTGTCCATCGCCTCCGCCATCTACAACCTCCTCATCGCACGCCCGGACGCCCCGCGCCGTCGGCAGCTCTGGGCGATCGGCGGTGGCGTGGCCGGCGTGCTGCTGGGCATCGTCGGTGGCAACCTGCATCCGATCGGGCAGATCTTCACCTGGTTCACCAAGCTCGACCCGACGCCAGTACAGACGTTTATCCCCGGCGTGACGGGCACGTTGAGCCTGGCTCGCGGCCTGTGGATCTGGGCCACCTCCTTTGGAAATGGTCTTCCGCCCCTCAACTTCGACTTCTGGGCCCCAACGCGCGTGATCTCGACCGAGCCAACCATCCCGATCACCGAATTTCCGTACTTTACGTTTCTGTATGGAGACCTCCACGCCCACATGATCGCCATGCCCGTGGGGCTTCTCGCCGTCGCCCTTGTCATCAATCTCGTCCGGCAGCCGGCGTGGATCCCGTCCGTGGTGGGAACGGCGTGGACCGAAAGGTGTCGCGACGGCGCCGTCGCGTTGCGTACCCCCGGCGCCCTCACGTTGTTCGGAGCCGCCCTCAGCGTTGGGATCGCTCGGATGGCCAACTCGTGGGACTTTCCCACGTACCTGGGGCTCACGGGCGCGGTGCTCCTTCTCTCCGAGGCGCTTCGACGGCCGGTGGACTGGTGGGGCGCCATCATCCGCAGCGTTGTCCTCGCCGGCGCGGTTGTGGTGGCCAGCCAGCTGCTGATCTTCCCCTACCTCCAGAGCAACGAGCTGTTCTACACGGGCGTCGAGATCAATCATGCCCACACCATCGCGCTCCATTACGTGACGATACTGGGGAGCTTCCTGGCGGTCTTCGCCGTGTACCTCGGCTTTCAGCTCTGGGGACTGCGCGGTCGCATCGGTCTCGGCGTTCTCGGCGCCTTGGGGGAGATCAGCGCCCCGACCACCGCGCACTCGATCGCGTCGGCGGAGACGGCGCTTCGGCGCTCCTCCGTGCAGGGCCAAGCCGTCCCACTTCAGCGGGAGCGATCGGCGGCGATCCTTGGGGCGGTCGCCGTCTTCTTGGCAGCCCTGCTGGCCATGGCAGGGCTCCCGGTCATCGGCATATCGCTCCTCTTCGTTGCGGCGATGGCCGTGGTCGCGCTCTTGAGGCCGCTTCCCGCCGCGACCGCGTTCGCGTTTCTCCTCGCCG
This DNA window, taken from Chloroflexota bacterium, encodes the following:
- a CDS encoding DUF2298 domain-containing protein; its protein translation is MSSEDPHVYARQQGDPPSSPPVTRLGPQDPPSSAIEGSPAAPHATSIDGDSPRPRDAFDDAERGLNGSSADVEGGREPDGHRERWRVRRALASMRAPRLRLARSTRIVVGLLIIAAALRLYGLDWDQGHHLHPDERFVTGVAAGLKLPSLDHYFDTATSPLNPNRPQGGSYVYGTWPLFVVRVSGEIVSDLVRVVIPQGDASGLLQHLRELTSYDNIYLLGRAWSAVADVATIFVIYLIGRRLYGAAVGVLAAALATFTVLQIQTAHFFTVEAPLTLFVTLAFYYAVRASASNALRDWSLFGVMMGLAAATKPTALMLAVVAGGAAVLLWYRTARLGAHPERRHRLAEDIATGLFSAGALAFLAFRLTQPYTFNGPGIFNITLNPRYVEVFNNFQHIGVGDADVPFNEVWAGTTPYLWQLAQMFLWGMGPPFAVAAWGGVILAGVQFVRDPRRYLIHSLGLLWVLANFAYWGMQFTKLMRYMLPIYPQLTIFAALLVVTIWQHARRSRPRAVRAVPGPDVRGAALQALRIGGRPCGVVVVGWTALYAIAFMAIYTRPVTRVAASEWIYANVPAGASVASEHWDDRLPLGMTGHQDTFKAVELPLYADETPESRATLISRLDQSDYIVESSNRLYGSIPRNPRRYPMGTRYYQALFDGELGFDRVAEFTSRPTILGFEFNDDAAEESFTVYDHPKVTIFRKGDRYTSDQVHAVLDAVPVEQALRGLKPIRASSHGLLLDAATAAADRAGGTWSAIFDRGSPANSLPIPIWYATVEALSVLALPLGWLVFRRLGDAGYPLAKTIGILHIAYVPWLLGSLHIVPYTTLSIWIGMASLAIASGIVLMRHRRAFLADYAARGTVIVATETIFLVTFLGFTLLRSVNPDLWHSAYGGEKPMDFAYLNATIKTTWFPPYDPWFAGGYLNYYYFGYVIVASLIKLTGIVPWVAYNLAIPTIAALVAVSIASAIYNLLIARPDAPRRRQLWAIGGGVAGVLLGIVGGNLHPIGQIFTWFTKLDPTPVQTFIPGVTGTLSLARGLWIWATSFGNGLPPLNFDFWAPTRVISTEPTIPITEFPYFTFLYGDLHAHMIAMPVGLLAVALVINLVRQPAWIPSVVGTAWTERCRDGAVALRTPGALTLFGAALSVGIARMANSWDFPTYLGLTGAVLLLSEALRRPVDWWGAIIRSVVLAGAVVVASQLLIFPYLQSNELFYTGVEINHAHTIALHYVTILGSFLAVFAVYLGFQLWGLRGRIGLGVLGALGEISAPTTAHSIASAETALRRSSVQGQAVPLQRERSAAILGAVAVFLAALLAMAGLPVIGISLLFVAAMAVVALLRPLPAATAFAFLLAATGFAITSGVEVFVLKGDLGRMNTVFKFYLQAWLFFAIVAGAMLALLTRRAWGSNWLRHGRRRVVAGALALILAIPFLYTLLGTPVKVSARFVDLSPTIDGMAYMRLAHYGDDKGDMVLPDDYAAINWMLDHIQGSPVIVEGIAPLYHWRSRVSVYTGLPTVIGWDWHQTQQRGDFAYMIEGRLKDTDKIFTSTSPEEVRQLLDRYQVAYVYVGGLERAYYPATGIQKFERMVGPGFEKVYEQGVVTIYHVVRSS